CAGAGATGATAACTGTTGGATCCGGGTACAGCTATTTGCAGGAATTCATTCCGAATGTGGCTCAGGCTGCGGTTCGAGAAGGCTTAGTTGACTTTGTTGGCCTTGGTCGTTCGTCCCTGTCTTATCCGGAATTGCCGGATGATATTTTGAATATGCGGCCATTAAAGCGCCGGAAGATATGTCGAACTTTCAGTGACTGTACAACAGCACCACGTAAAGGATTGGTCTCTGGCTGTTACCCGCTGGATGATTTTTATAAAAAAGGTCCTGATGCCGAGGCTTTGAAAGCAATAAAGCGAGAACTCAAGGGATTGTGATCTTCTTGTAAATTCACAACATGAAAGGTGTTTTTGATGGCTAGGATAATCACATTTGGTGAAATCATGCTTCGGCTGAAATCTCCTAATTTTGAGCGATTAATGCAGACATCTCTTCTGGAAGCGACTTTTGGCGGGGGTGAAGCAAATGTCGCCGTTTCTTTGGCGAATTTTGGGCTGGATGCGGCTTATGTCACTGTGCTGCCGGATAACGATCTTGGAGAAGCCTGCCTAAGGGAAGTTCGCAAGTATGGTGTTGATGTTTCAAATATCAAGATGGGCTCAGGCAGGATGGGCATCTATTTCCTGGAAGCAGGTGCCAACCAGCGACCATCAAAAGTCATTTATGATCGGGCAAACAGCGCTATCGCCCTTGCCAAACGGGGCAGCCTGGATTGGGATGAGGTTTTTTCAGGCGGAGATTGGTTTCACATCAGTGGGATCACGCCTGCTTTAAGTGCATCAGCGGCTGAATTGGCTCTGGAAGCTGTAAAAAAGGCCAAGGAACACGGCTTGACTGTGTCTTGCGATCTTAACTTCCGCTCAAAGCTGTGGAAGTATGGCATGAATGCCCCCGAAATCATGGGCGAGCTTGTCAAATCCGTGGATATCTGCATCGCCAATGAGGAAGATGTCCAGAAGTCCCTGGGGATTCAACTTGATGTGGATGTCTCTACGGGCAAGCTGGACGCAAAGGATTATGAACGGCTTACGCAGAAGGTGATGGAACGCTATCCGAACGTCAGCAAGGTAGCGATTACTCTGCGTGAGAGCCTTAGCGCCAGCCAGAATAATTGGTCAGCCTGCTTATATGATGGAGAGGCTTTCTACACCTCACAAAAATATGCCATAACCGATATTGTGGACCGAGTGGGTGGCGGTGATAGCTTTTCTGCTGGCTTGATCTACGGTTTGCTCAAAATGGGAAGTCCGCAGAGTGCTTTAGAATTCGCTGTGGCTGCGAGCTGCCTGAAACATAGTATCTATGGAGATTTCAATCGGGTAAGTGTTTCTGAGGTCGAAAAACTAATGAGCGGCAATCAATCCGGACGTGTCCAACGGTAGGGCATAAACGAAAGAGGAGGATAAGAA
This Chloroflexota bacterium DNA region includes the following protein-coding sequences:
- a CDS encoding sugar kinase, which codes for MARIITFGEIMLRLKSPNFERLMQTSLLEATFGGGEANVAVSLANFGLDAAYVTVLPDNDLGEACLREVRKYGVDVSNIKMGSGRMGIYFLEAGANQRPSKVIYDRANSAIALAKRGSLDWDEVFSGGDWFHISGITPALSASAAELALEAVKKAKEHGLTVSCDLNFRSKLWKYGMNAPEIMGELVKSVDICIANEEDVQKSLGIQLDVDVSTGKLDAKDYERLTQKVMERYPNVSKVAITLRESLSASQNNWSACLYDGEAFYTSQKYAITDIVDRVGGGDSFSAGLIYGLLKMGSPQSALEFAVAASCLKHSIYGDFNRVSVSEVEKLMSGNQSGRVQR